Proteins encoded within one genomic window of Tabrizicola piscis:
- a CDS encoding FAD-dependent oxidoreductase, giving the protein MTQHPRLMSPLKLRDHTLRNRIVFGAHTANMSDQGIPGPRFGKYLLERALGGAAMIVAEPVPVHRTGVLTRGNFLHADDAVIPAFRTITDEVKDAGAVILQQLYHIGAHGDADLSFAPHWSPSGGPSYHDSDGSHAMTGAEVEELLEAHVAAAVRAKAAGFQGVEVWAAYHSLLDQFWTPWSNQRTDKWGGSLENRTRFSRELIERVRRACGDGFIVGLAISYSPAYEVTLQAEALCEIVALHDRTGHVDYVTVGSGSYLDFEAIIPPFTHAEKLTTPLTQQLKSVLTHAVVTSEAGVRTPENGEAIIASGLADLVSIVRGQIADPHLARKVAEGRPQDIRGCISCNQMCWGRRSRDYWISCLINPSAGREFEWGGDRFTPTAKPQDVLVVGAGPAGLEAARVAAERGHRVEVVEASSMVGGQFRLAGMQPRRGQILDLLDWYERQFDRLGVVLRLNTFLEAEEVAAHPAGVVVVATGSLPDESGFQRWVPAEARLPGIETGGVWSPEAVLRREARLGDAVVVYDEGGNWRGVGTAWALAEQGKQVTVVTPDPFVGKEIARTAADGPARRRMGALGVRMLAEHRLVRWHGNGVTVRSFLTGEDEVIPASALVMATTNRAFDPLPETIPGKALHRIGDCSAPRLAAYAFHEGRKLGLAL; this is encoded by the coding sequence ATGACCCAGCACCCCCGCCTGATGTCCCCCCTGAAGCTCCGCGATCATACGCTGCGCAACCGGATCGTGTTCGGCGCGCACACGGCCAACATGTCGGATCAGGGCATACCGGGGCCGCGCTTTGGCAAGTACCTGCTGGAGCGGGCCCTTGGGGGGGCGGCGATGATCGTGGCGGAACCAGTGCCGGTGCACCGGACCGGCGTGCTGACCCGGGGGAATTTCCTGCATGCCGACGATGCGGTGATCCCGGCGTTCCGGACCATCACCGATGAAGTGAAGGACGCAGGCGCGGTGATCCTGCAGCAGCTTTACCACATCGGCGCGCATGGCGATGCGGACCTGAGCTTTGCGCCGCATTGGTCACCGTCCGGCGGGCCGTCCTACCATGACAGCGACGGCAGCCATGCGATGACCGGGGCCGAGGTCGAGGAATTGCTGGAAGCCCATGTCGCCGCAGCGGTGCGGGCCAAGGCGGCGGGGTTTCAGGGGGTTGAGGTCTGGGCGGCCTATCATTCGCTGCTGGACCAGTTCTGGACGCCATGGTCGAACCAGCGAACGGACAAGTGGGGTGGCAGCCTTGAAAACCGCACGCGCTTTTCGCGCGAACTGATCGAACGGGTGCGGCGCGCCTGTGGCGATGGGTTCATCGTTGGTCTGGCGATCAGCTATTCCCCGGCCTATGAGGTCACGCTGCAAGCCGAAGCGCTGTGCGAGATCGTGGCCTTGCACGACCGCACCGGGCATGTGGATTATGTGACCGTAGGGTCAGGCTCCTACCTTGACTTCGAGGCAATCATCCCGCCGTTCACCCATGCGGAAAAGCTGACGACACCCCTTACACAACAGCTGAAATCGGTGCTGACACACGCGGTCGTCACGTCAGAGGCCGGAGTCCGGACCCCCGAGAATGGCGAGGCGATCATCGCCTCAGGCCTTGCCGATCTGGTCAGCATCGTGCGGGGCCAGATCGCCGACCCGCATCTGGCGCGGAAAGTGGCGGAGGGGCGGCCGCAGGACATCCGGGGCTGCATCTCCTGCAACCAGATGTGCTGGGGGCGACGGTCGCGCGATTACTGGATCTCCTGTCTCATCAACCCCTCGGCAGGGCGTGAGTTCGAATGGGGCGGAGATCGGTTCACCCCCACGGCAAAGCCGCAGGATGTGCTGGTTGTCGGCGCCGGGCCCGCCGGGCTGGAGGCGGCGCGGGTGGCGGCGGAGCGCGGGCACCGGGTGGAGGTGGTGGAGGCATCCAGCATGGTCGGCGGGCAGTTCCGGCTGGCAGGGATGCAGCCCCGGCGCGGGCAAATCCTTGACCTGCTGGACTGGTACGAGCGGCAGTTTGACCGGCTGGGCGTGGTGCTGCGGCTGAACACCTTCCTTGAGGCTGAGGAAGTCGCAGCCCACCCAGCGGGGGTGGTCGTGGTGGCCACAGGGTCCCTGCCAGACGAGAGCGGCTTTCAACGTTGGGTTCCGGCTGAGGCGCGGCTGCCGGGGATCGAGACCGGGGGCGTCTGGTCGCCCGAAGCGGTCTTGCGGCGTGAGGCCCGGCTGGGCGATGCGGTCGTGGTCTATGACGAGGGCGGCAACTGGCGCGGGGTTGGCACGGCCTGGGCACTGGCTGAACAGGGCAAGCAGGTGACCGTGGTCACCCCCGACCCCTTTGTCGGCAAGGAGATTGCCCGGACGGCCGCCGACGGCCCAGCGCGGCGGCGGATGGGGGCGCTTGGCGTGCGGATGCTGGCTGAACACCGGCTGGTGCGCTGGCATGGCAACGGGGTGACGGTGCGGTCCTTCCTGACGGGTGAGGATGAGGTGATCCCGGCCTCTGCCCTTGTCATGGCCACCACCAACCGCGCCTTTGACCCTTTGCCCGAAACCATCCCCGGCAAGGCGCTGCACCGGATCGGCGATTGCTCCGCCCCAAGGCTTGCGGCCTATGCATTTCATGAGGGGCGAAAGCTGGGGCTGGCGCTTTAG